In one window of Ignisphaera sp. DNA:
- a CDS encoding glycogen/starch/alpha-glucan phosphorylase: MSITPEIALEEINCYAGGLGVLEGDKFIEASKNGFEYLVLTLFHKKGYVDYYVTDDGNIIAKPQKQPIDLTKFMKAEEEFVIKIRGENVYTRPWTYTKGRAKVVFFEATCPLWLRQATERVYIEKDEESRIYKWTFLAKASAKYIKEFIGLDSVDVIDLNEAYASLLVYALPEYKNFRLIVHTPGPWGHPYISSQVLEEEFGIRIKHDSEMITRLALERVSKACAVSKKHYEVTKILFPEFVHKFSYVTNGVSIDRWRHPIIRGLVAGKGIENISSEELWRTHLEVKKELIEDLLKIYKPGLEIDETTPIVVWCRRIVRYKRPYFITWFIEDIGRDLDAVFVIGGKPHPDDRDGLHYAKKFLELSKKYDNIVFIHDYDISKAKLLLSGCDIHLFTPFPGWEACGTSYMKAALNGIPTLSSRDGGALELIVDGLNGWFFGSEINEFINIYSDTRVNDIDKVEYEEFREKLVDVLKSYGSIKYKEVALNALKSSERFSIKRVLSELYTPIKENNSSVSG; this comes from the coding sequence GTGTCTATAACACCTGAAATAGCTCTAGAGGAAATCAATTGTTATGCTGGTGGTCTAGGGGTACTTGAAGGAGATAAATTTATTGAGGCTTCTAAGAATGGATTTGAATACCTTGTGCTAACTTTATTCCATAAGAAAGGATATGTGGATTACTATGTAACTGATGATGGAAACATCATAGCTAAACCACAGAAACAGCCTATAGATTTGACAAAGTTTATGAAAGCTGAAGAAGAATTCGTAATCAAGATTAGAGGCGAGAACGTCTATACACGTCCATGGACCTACACAAAGGGTAGAGCTAAGGTAGTATTTTTTGAAGCGACATGTCCTTTGTGGTTGAGGCAAGCTACTGAGAGAGTATATATCGAGAAAGATGAGGAAAGCAGAATATATAAGTGGACTTTCTTAGCTAAGGCTTCAGCAAAATACATCAAGGAATTTATAGGCCTAGATAGTGTAGATGTCATAGATCTTAATGAAGCCTATGCATCACTTCTGGTATACGCATTACCGGAGTACAAGAACTTTAGGCTTATAGTACATACACCAGGACCCTGGGGACATCCATACATATCTTCTCAAGTTCTTGAAGAAGAATTTGGTATAAGAATTAAACATGATAGTGAAATGATAACTAGACTAGCTCTTGAAAGAGTTTCAAAAGCTTGCGCAGTATCGAAAAAACATTATGAGGTAACAAAGATTCTCTTTCCTGAATTTGTGCACAAGTTTAGTTATGTAACCAATGGTGTTAGTATAGATAGATGGAGACACCCCATAATTAGAGGTCTCGTGGCAGGTAAAGGTATAGAAAATATCTCTTCCGAAGAATTGTGGCGTACACATCTAGAGGTCAAGAAGGAGCTGATCGAGGATCTTCTAAAGATCTATAAACCAGGGCTAGAAATTGATGAAACAACCCCTATAGTTGTTTGGTGTAGAAGGATCGTTAGATACAAGAGGCCTTACTTCATTACATGGTTTATAGAGGATATAGGTAGAGATCTAGATGCAGTCTTCGTTATAGGTGGAAAACCGCATCCAGATGATAGAGATGGTCTTCATTACGCTAAAAAGTTTTTGGAATTGAGTAAGAAGTACGATAACATTGTATTCATACACGACTACGACATATCTAAAGCTAAGCTTCTGCTAAGTGGGTGCGATATACATCTCTTTACCCCGTTCCCTGGATGGGAGGCCTGCGGCACAAGCTACATGAAGGCAGCTCTAAATGGTATTCCAACGCTTAGTTCAAGAGATGGTGGAGCGCTAGAGCTTATTGTTGATGGATTAAATGGCTGGTTCTTTGGCTCAGAAATCAATGAATTCATAAACATTTACAGCGATACAAGAGTAAACGATATCGATAAAGTTGAGTATGAGGAGTTTAGGGAGAAATTGGTAGATGTTTTAAAGAGCTATGG